The DNA sequence CTTCTCGCCCAAGACCGACGAGGGATACCTCCTCTACGGCGAGAGCACCACCGTCGATGACTACACCAAGGACCTGCCGAAGGTCGTCAAGGGAGAGAACCCGTGAACACCCGCACCACCCGCACCACCCGCACCCTCGCCGTCGCCCTCTCCCTGACGGCCGCGCTCGCCATATCCGGCTGCTCCTCGGACGGCGAGGACTCCGGATCCGCTTCCGGCGGCGCGCCGAAGCTGACGGTCAGCGGCGGGTACATGCCGCAGCCCGTGAACGACGAGATGGCCGGCGCGTTCATGGTCATCAAGAACGACTCCAAGACGGCCGACAAGCTGACCGGCGCCACGAGCCCGCTCTCCGACGATCTGCAGATCCACGAGACCAAGGATCAGAAGATGCAGCAGGTGCAGTCCATGGACGTGCCCGCGAACGGCGAGCTGAAGCTGGCACGCGGCGGCAGCCACGTCATGTTCATGGGGCTCAAGAACACCCCCAAGGTCGGTGACAAGGTCACCATCGAACTGCGCTTCGAGAAGTCCGGCCCGGTCAAGGTC is a window from the Streptomyces sp. NBC_01244 genome containing:
- a CDS encoding copper chaperone PCu(A)C, encoding MNTRTTRTTRTLAVALSLTAALAISGCSSDGEDSGSASGGAPKLTVSGGYMPQPVNDEMAGAFMVIKNDSKTADKLTGATSPLSDDLQIHETKDQKMQQVQSMDVPANGELKLARGGSHVMFMGLKNTPKVGDKVTIELRFEKSGPVKVELDVKERTYKAPTSTDGTAH